One Gammaproteobacteria bacterium DNA segment encodes these proteins:
- a CDS encoding long-chain fatty acid--CoA ligase: protein MKSAHNPAAIPIAEAPTLNAIFRERVNRTPEATAYIQYDEAGGRWRSHSWQETALQVARWQAVLAAAGLEKGDRVAILCRNGWQWVIVDQAVLGLGLVLVPLYADDRPDNIARILADSGTRLLVVEREAAWRDLQALNMPLPGLQRVVTLGPCRGGDAESVAAAAWLPAVGTIALDVEVRPGDLATIVYTSGTTGRPKGVMLSHYNIVWNIHACLQLFEVGPSDRLLSFLPLSHTFERTVGYYLPMVAGPAVAYNRGIPQLAEDLAAIRPTILISVPRIFERVYARVMDGLRQAPAVKRRLFHRAVATGWRRYRHRQDQIPWSPQLLMAPLLDRLVGRRIRERLGGRLRFSVCGGAPLNPEVAKTFIGLGVPIVQGYGLTETSPVISVNLLYRNIPESVGPPLPGVETRLTTDNELLVRSPAVMQGYWNDATASARILDGDGWLHTGDRAEIDAAGHIHITGRFKDIIMLSNGEKIPPAELENAICLDRLIDQVLLVGEGRPYLAALVVPNREEFGQLLKAMDLDPASESACRDNRVCRAVLDHVERQLRAFPGYAQIRRLALVAEPWTPENGLMTPTLKLKRGAILKKHADLTAGLYAGH from the coding sequence ATGAAAAGCGCGCACAATCCGGCGGCCATCCCCATCGCCGAGGCCCCCACCCTCAACGCGATATTCCGGGAACGGGTGAACCGCACCCCCGAGGCCACCGCCTACATCCAGTATGACGAGGCCGGCGGCCGCTGGCGCTCCCACAGCTGGCAGGAGACGGCCCTCCAGGTGGCCCGCTGGCAGGCCGTCCTGGCCGCGGCAGGGCTGGAGAAGGGTGACCGGGTGGCCATCCTGTGCCGCAACGGCTGGCAGTGGGTGATCGTGGACCAGGCCGTGCTGGGCCTCGGCCTGGTGCTGGTGCCCCTGTATGCCGATGACCGACCGGACAACATCGCCCGCATCCTCGCCGATTCCGGCACCCGCCTGCTGGTGGTGGAGCGGGAGGCGGCGTGGCGCGACCTGCAGGCCCTGAACATGCCCCTGCCCGGGCTGCAACGGGTGGTCACCCTGGGCCCCTGCCGAGGCGGCGACGCCGAGTCCGTGGCGGCGGCGGCCTGGCTGCCCGCGGTGGGCACCATCGCCCTGGACGTGGAGGTCCGTCCCGGCGACCTCGCCACCATCGTCTACACCTCGGGCACCACCGGCCGGCCCAAGGGGGTGATGCTCAGCCACTACAACATCGTGTGGAACATCCATGCCTGTCTGCAACTGTTCGAGGTGGGGCCGTCGGACCGGCTGCTCTCCTTCCTGCCCCTGTCCCACACCTTCGAGCGCACCGTGGGCTATTACCTGCCCATGGTGGCCGGACCGGCGGTGGCCTACAACCGCGGCATCCCCCAACTCGCCGAGGACCTGGCCGCCATCCGCCCCACTATTCTCATCTCGGTGCCGCGGATCTTCGAGCGCGTCTACGCCCGGGTGATGGACGGCCTGAGACAGGCGCCGGCCGTCAAGCGGCGCTTGTTCCACCGTGCGGTGGCCACGGGCTGGCGCCGCTACCGCCACCGCCAGGACCAGATCCCCTGGTCGCCACAGCTGCTCATGGCCCCCCTGCTGGACCGCCTGGTGGGACGCAGGATAAGGGAGCGCCTGGGCGGGCGGCTGCGTTTCTCGGTATGCGGCGGCGCTCCCCTCAACCCGGAGGTGGCCAAGACCTTCATCGGTCTCGGCGTCCCCATCGTCCAGGGCTATGGACTCACCGAGACCAGCCCCGTCATCTCGGTGAACCTGCTGTACCGCAACATCCCGGAGAGCGTGGGGCCACCCCTACCGGGGGTGGAGACCCGGCTCACGACGGACAACGAGCTGCTGGTGCGCAGTCCCGCCGTGATGCAGGGCTACTGGAACGATGCCACGGCCAGCGCCCGCATCCTGGACGGCGACGGCTGGCTGCACACCGGCGACCGGGCCGAGATCGATGCCGCGGGCCATATCCATATCACCGGCCGCTTCAAGGACATCATCATGCTCTCCAACGGCGAGAAGATCCCGCCGGCGGAGCTGGAGAACGCCATCTGCCTGGACCGCCTCATCGACCAGGTATTGCTGGTGGGTGAGGGGCGCCCCTACCTGGCGGCCCTGGTGGTGCCCAACCGCGAGGAGTTCGGCCAGCTCCTCAAGGCCATGGACCTCGACCCGGCGAGCGAGTCGGCGTGCCGTGACAACCGGGTATGCCGGGCGGTGCTGGACCATGTGGAGCGCCAGCTCCGTGCCTTCCCCGGCTACGCCCAGATCCGCCGCCTGGCCCTGGTGGCCGAGCCGTGGACCCCGGAGAACGGCCTCATGACCCCCACCCTCAAGCTCAAACGGGGCGCCATCCTGAAAAAACACGCCG